CAACCCACCTTTACAAGCCCAAGATAGAATAAAGTATCTTGATAAAGTCTTAGCGCCACTTTGCCGGATTTACCCGTCATTCGAACTTTATCGACAATCGATTGATATATCCGAGCGGTGGCAATACTCATTTTATGATTCTCTGATTATTGCCGCAGCCATTCAAGCAAATTGTTCAATTCTATATTCCGAGGATATGCAGCATGGCCAAAATATCCTATTGCTTACCGTTAAGAATCCTTTCCTTATTTCTAAATAAAACATTTGCTTTTTCGGTTTATGGCAGTAAGTATTGTTTTATAGCTAAGCGAAGAACAATTCGTCTTCGTTACTGACGACAAAAAATCATGTCATTCTGAGGCTGCTTAGCCGAAGAATCCAACGCGTGACCCCG
Above is a window of Chloroherpeton thalassium ATCC 35110 DNA encoding:
- a CDS encoding PIN domain-containing protein; protein product: MSDRFFIDTNIFVYSFDVNQSSKCAISRKLIQKALQEKTGCISTQVIQEFLNVSAKKFNPPLQAQDRIKYLDKVLAPLCRIYPSFELYRQSIDISERWQYSFYDSLIIAAAIQANCSILYSEDMQHGQNILLLTVKNPFLISK